A DNA window from Moorella thermoacetica contains the following coding sequences:
- a CDS encoding WecB/TagA/CpsF family glycosyltransferase — MSSNYILGNRVDSLTLAAAVARVASFIAAGSPHHIVTMNAEIAYLAYKDPGLQAVINRAHMVTADGSGVVWAARKLGTPLPERVTGIDLVQALAAEGARRGWRFYLYGAAPGVAAAAAAKLQEEHPGLVIAGTTHGYLGPDAMPALLAEIKRARPHILLVGLGAPKQEYWIATHLEELQVPVAMGVGGSFDVLAGVVRRAPAWVQRLNLEWLYRVVKEPKRVKRALALPKFMLAVLHEARCRR, encoded by the coding sequence ATGTCAAGTAACTATATCCTGGGGAACCGGGTCGACTCCCTCACCCTGGCGGCTGCCGTCGCCAGGGTGGCCAGTTTTATCGCCGCCGGTTCGCCCCACCACATTGTAACCATGAACGCCGAGATCGCCTACCTGGCATATAAAGACCCCGGGTTGCAGGCGGTTATCAACCGCGCCCATATGGTGACGGCCGACGGTTCCGGCGTCGTCTGGGCGGCCAGGAAGCTCGGCACCCCCCTGCCGGAGCGGGTGACGGGCATCGACCTCGTCCAGGCCCTGGCGGCGGAAGGAGCCCGGCGGGGGTGGCGCTTCTATCTCTACGGCGCCGCTCCCGGGGTGGCGGCGGCCGCGGCGGCGAAGCTCCAGGAGGAGCATCCGGGCCTCGTCATTGCCGGGACAACCCACGGCTACCTGGGCCCGGACGCCATGCCCGCCTTGCTGGCCGAAATTAAAAGGGCGCGGCCCCACATCCTCCTGGTGGGCCTGGGAGCTCCCAAACAGGAGTACTGGATCGCCACCCACCTGGAGGAGCTCCAGGTGCCGGTGGCCATGGGGGTGGGCGGCAGCTTCGACGTCCTGGCCGGGGTGGTCCGGCGCGCCCCGGCCTGGGTGCAGCGGTTAAACCTGGAGTGGCTCTACCGGGTGGTCAAGGAACCTAAAAGGGTCAAAAGGGCTCTGGCCCTCCCGAAGTTTATGTTAGCAGTCCTGCATGAAGCCCGGTGCCGGAGATAG
- a CDS encoding S8 family serine peptidase, whose product MGKSLHNTRSATRILILILLLLIPILAGRPPALGIRGFLNDRAADIIGARPLAAPGLVVPEGLTGKGEIVGLADSGLDAGSVDDIHPDLHSTPGQMPKVVMLKSWAGREKADDPIGHGTHLAGIIAGSGAASGGQYRGIAPGASIYFQGLLDKEGALSPPGDLASLFRAAYDAGVRIHVDGWGGGPNAYRDVSAQIDAFVRQNPDFLPIFGAGNGGPVQGSLTAEANSKNALVIGASESVRPAFSPDANDAHRQADFSSRGPAGDGRLRPDLLAPGSALVSTRSRLVDSNFPANQQYTVMGGTSQAAAVAGGAAAVLRQYLRGNGFPDPPAAFMKAALVNAAWTPQEGPTATFPGILDLAGTILALEEGTMHLADGNRGLGEGQEATFQFQVTDSGAPLRATLAWTDPAPAPGATTALVNDLDLTVIAPDGRTYAGNDFAGEGQLDRRNNLEKVYIKNPTPGTYTIKVKAAAVRKNALPGNPVPAQDFALAYGQPLERGVVAGATADGRVTLSDGRTITAPSGGIKNCVDGAIAPADAAYILPGADAYLGPRTLYIVARRWQAAGVQALATSGGALFLEINSQARTGGYYFNTAGSLALNGRPVGVADLQPGFDLAATINPSTGTLWQVRAGYQEKEGFLAYVNLAKRELRILGDDRSYSFSPRVAVTFADSLVEAAPADLPYGAADRADPSTLVPGMAVRLVLDPETGQVQYIAVKRELALGTIAGVKGDTLTLATGTDYTLFPGAPVRRDGREAGVADLQPGDWVILNLMPGSHQIIALTAYSNVTYGRVLYLSGDRHSLYLMDCTNQFRSYNLDDSTRVFRWGLPVSAATLSPGDWVRLTAVPGETTAWRVDAVSPAGEVDRVLAGVDGEKGLLRTADGSTYTLTSRTLVTLNGYRVAAADLPAWLPVSLTLLEGPERPILARVAASSFPGSQPPRLEVSVLQSAGEVVLKGTTSADRLYLQHDNGAQEVVPVGTGGSFQWRVPTGEKNVLLIALDRTTSGVTGQKLDLTSIQDEGFWDTRGHWAENDINKMAARGLVAGYEDGSFRPDNPVTRVELIAFLVRLAGWRVPAGSQPDFTDRQIIPDWARATVAVALERGLVSGYPDGSFRPDQVVSRVEAAAFFTRYLEIAGKLPSGSAPGASGPATSSSGTTAASNSASAGTAGPGSRSAGALSSSQPPPFTDWDSVPVWGREAVARAYAAGLMGGMAPGVFAPLSPLTRAQAAAIMARML is encoded by the coding sequence ATGGGGAAAAGTCTACATAATACCAGAAGCGCTACCCGGATTCTCATCTTGATCCTTTTGCTCTTAATTCCAATCCTGGCGGGCAGGCCGCCGGCCCTGGGGATAAGGGGCTTTTTAAACGATCGCGCCGCGGACATCATCGGCGCCCGGCCCCTGGCGGCGCCGGGCCTGGTGGTCCCGGAGGGTCTCACCGGCAAGGGGGAGATCGTCGGCCTGGCCGACAGCGGCCTGGACGCAGGCAGCGTGGACGATATCCACCCCGACCTGCACAGTACCCCTGGCCAGATGCCCAAGGTAGTCATGCTGAAGAGCTGGGCCGGCCGGGAGAAGGCCGACGACCCCATCGGCCACGGTACCCACCTGGCCGGCATCATTGCCGGCAGCGGCGCCGCCTCAGGGGGGCAGTACCGGGGCATCGCCCCAGGGGCCAGTATCTATTTCCAGGGCCTCCTGGATAAAGAGGGGGCACTGTCCCCTCCGGGAGACCTGGCCAGCCTCTTCCGGGCGGCCTATGATGCCGGCGTCCGCATCCACGTCGACGGCTGGGGCGGCGGCCCCAACGCCTACCGGGATGTGAGCGCCCAGATCGACGCCTTTGTCCGCCAGAACCCCGACTTCCTCCCCATCTTTGGCGCCGGCAACGGAGGCCCGGTCCAGGGCTCCCTCACCGCCGAGGCAAACAGCAAAAACGCCCTGGTGATCGGGGCGAGCGAATCGGTACGGCCGGCCTTCAGTCCCGACGCCAACGACGCCCACCGCCAGGCCGATTTCTCCAGCCGCGGCCCGGCCGGGGACGGCCGCCTCCGGCCCGACCTCCTGGCTCCGGGTTCAGCCCTGGTTTCTACCCGCTCCCGCCTGGTGGATTCCAATTTTCCCGCCAACCAGCAGTACACCGTCATGGGCGGCACCAGCCAGGCGGCGGCCGTGGCCGGCGGCGCGGCCGCCGTCCTGCGCCAGTACCTGAGGGGTAACGGCTTTCCCGACCCACCGGCGGCCTTCATGAAGGCCGCCCTGGTCAACGCTGCCTGGACCCCACAGGAAGGTCCCACGGCCACCTTTCCCGGTATCCTCGACCTGGCCGGCACCATCCTGGCCTTGGAGGAAGGGACCATGCACCTGGCGGACGGCAACCGGGGCTTGGGCGAGGGGCAGGAGGCGACCTTCCAGTTCCAGGTGACGGACAGCGGCGCTCCCCTCCGGGCCACCCTGGCCTGGACCGACCCGGCCCCGGCCCCGGGAGCTACCACCGCCTTGGTCAACGACCTGGATCTCACGGTCATTGCCCCCGACGGCAGAACGTACGCCGGTAACGACTTCGCCGGGGAAGGCCAGCTTGATCGGCGTAACAACTTGGAAAAAGTTTACATAAAGAATCCGACCCCCGGCACATACACCATCAAAGTAAAGGCAGCGGCCGTCAGGAAAAACGCCCTTCCCGGCAACCCCGTCCCCGCCCAGGACTTCGCCCTGGCCTACGGCCAGCCCCTGGAGCGGGGAGTGGTGGCCGGGGCCACCGCCGATGGCCGCGTAACCTTGAGCGACGGCCGGACCATAACCGCCCCGTCGGGGGGGATAAAAAACTGCGTCGACGGTGCCATAGCCCCGGCCGACGCTGCCTATATCCTCCCCGGTGCCGACGCCTACCTGGGGCCCCGCACCCTGTACATAGTGGCCCGGCGCTGGCAGGCCGCTGGCGTTCAGGCCCTGGCCACCAGCGGGGGGGCCCTCTTCCTGGAGATAAACAGCCAGGCCCGTACCGGCGGCTATTACTTCAATACCGCGGGCAGCCTGGCCCTCAACGGCCGGCCGGTGGGGGTGGCCGACCTGCAGCCCGGCTTTGACCTGGCGGCCACCATCAACCCCTCCACCGGGACCCTGTGGCAGGTCCGGGCCGGTTACCAGGAAAAGGAGGGCTTCCTGGCCTACGTCAACCTGGCCAAAAGGGAGCTCCGGATCCTGGGGGATGACAGGTCCTATTCCTTTAGCCCCCGGGTCGCCGTCACCTTCGCCGACAGCCTGGTGGAGGCCGCCCCGGCCGACCTGCCATACGGTGCTGCCGACCGGGCCGACCCCTCCACCCTGGTGCCCGGCATGGCTGTGCGCCTGGTCCTGGACCCGGAGACGGGCCAGGTCCAGTATATCGCCGTCAAAAGGGAACTGGCCCTGGGGACGATCGCCGGGGTGAAGGGCGATACCCTCACCCTGGCCACGGGAACTGACTATACCCTCTTTCCCGGCGCGCCGGTCCGGCGGGACGGCCGGGAGGCCGGCGTGGCGGACCTCCAGCCCGGCGACTGGGTCATCCTGAACCTGATGCCCGGCAGCCACCAGATTATAGCCCTGACGGCCTACAGCAACGTAACCTACGGCCGCGTCCTTTACCTCAGCGGCGACCGTCACAGTCTCTACCTCATGGACTGCACCAACCAGTTCCGGAGCTATAACCTGGATGACAGCACCAGGGTCTTCCGCTGGGGGCTGCCCGTCAGCGCCGCCACCCTGAGCCCCGGAGACTGGGTGCGCCTGACGGCGGTGCCGGGGGAGACGACGGCCTGGCGGGTGGACGCCGTCTCCCCTGCCGGTGAAGTGGATAGAGTCCTGGCCGGGGTCGATGGGGAAAAGGGTCTCCTGCGTACCGCCGACGGCAGCACCTATACCCTCACCAGTCGTACCCTGGTGACTCTGAACGGCTACCGGGTGGCGGCCGCTGACCTGCCGGCCTGGCTGCCCGTCAGCCTTACCCTCCTGGAAGGACCGGAAAGGCCGATCCTGGCCCGGGTGGCGGCCAGCAGCTTCCCAGGCAGCCAGCCGCCCCGCCTGGAGGTTTCCGTTCTGCAATCAGCAGGTGAGGTGGTCTTGAAAGGGACTACCAGCGCCGACCGTCTCTACCTGCAGCACGATAACGGGGCGCAGGAGGTCGTGCCGGTAGGAACCGGCGGCAGCTTTCAGTGGCGGGTGCCCACCGGGGAAAAGAACGTCCTCCTGATCGCCCTGGATCGAACCACCAGCGGGGTGACCGGCCAGAAGCTCGACCTTACCAGCATTCAGGATGAGGGCTTCTGGGATACCCGCGGCCACTGGGCCGAGAATGATATTAACAAAATGGCCGCCAGGGGCCTGGTCGCCGGGTATGAAGACGGCAGCTTCCGGCCCGACAACCCCGTCACCCGCGTGGAACTCATCGCCTTCCTGGTACGCCTGGCCGGCTGGCGGGTGCCCGCGGGCAGTCAGCCGGACTTTACCGACCGCCAGATCATCCCTGACTGGGCCCGGGCGACGGTAGCCGTGGCCTTAGAGCGCGGCCTGGTGAGCGGGTATCCTGACGGCAGCTTCCGGCCGGACCAGGTAGTCAGCCGGGTCGAAGCCGCCGCCTTCTTTACCCGCTATCTGGAGATCGCGGGCAAGCTACCCTCCGGCAGCGCGCCGGGAGCTTCAGGCCCGGCCACCTCCTCGTCGGGCACAACGGCGGCAAGTAATAGTGCCTCCGCGGGTACGGCGGGCCCGGGGAGCCGGTCGGCAGGCGCTTTATCGTCAAGCCAGCCCCCGCCCTTTACCGACTGGGACTCCGTCCCGGTGTGGGGCCGGGAGGCCGTGGCCCGCGCCTACGCCGCCGGCCTCATGGGCGGCATGGCCCCGGGCGTCTTCGCCCCCCTTTCCCCCCTCACCCGCGCCCAGGCCGCCGCCATTATGGCGCGGATGCTGTAG